The proteins below are encoded in one region of Syntrophorhabdaceae bacterium:
- a CDS encoding tetratricopeptide repeat protein produces the protein MSLILDALKKAQEERKTIFVAPEKKKKTISMEKPRRYYYYILGGAICLSLVVYFLPMPKKKVPLQTQPKIVAKTDAISTEKTGKNLEDVKGSRKNMPLVSTEALPIKKEKPVKQADENIKNKMAKKTLSSDKDAPDTDKYLKKAQENVSLDEKDRVIIRKNDEERILTTFNMAVTETAKGNIEAAKRLYLKILEERPDYIEVLNNLGVIFMKEGNNSEALSYFRRLLEKAPNYTKAYNNIGIIAMRDGNKRLAEEYFRKAIEIDKGNMEAHINLSGLMRSEGRLKEAAQFLEPLIKRGSNEPSLYLSYAIIKDELGDSKEAAIYYRYYLRLSGKSTERNKVAERLKFLEDRDFTKNF, from the coding sequence ATGAGCCTTATTCTCGATGCCCTAAAAAAGGCACAGGAGGAAAGAAAGACAATCTTTGTAGCCCCTGAAAAAAAGAAGAAAACCATTAGCATGGAAAAGCCAAGACGATATTATTATTATATTTTAGGAGGGGCAATATGTCTTTCCCTGGTTGTCTATTTTCTTCCCATGCCTAAAAAGAAAGTGCCTTTACAGACTCAGCCTAAAATTGTAGCCAAGACAGATGCAATATCCACTGAAAAGACAGGAAAAAATTTAGAGGATGTGAAAGGTTCCAGAAAGAACATGCCTTTGGTTTCCACTGAGGCTCTTCCAATCAAGAAAGAAAAGCCTGTGAAGCAGGCAGATGAAAATATAAAAAATAAGATGGCAAAAAAGACATTATCTTCAGATAAAGATGCCCCTGATACAGATAAATATTTAAAAAAGGCTCAAGAAAACGTATCGTTAGATGAAAAAGACAGGGTTATTATAAGGAAAAACGATGAAGAAAGGATATTAACTACATTTAATATGGCAGTAACAGAGACTGCTAAGGGAAATATAGAGGCGGCAAAAAGGCTATATCTCAAGATACTGGAAGAAAGGCCAGATTATATAGAGGTGTTGAATAATCTGGGTGTCATCTTTATGAAAGAGGGAAACAACAGTGAGGCGCTTTCTTATTTTAGAAGGTTACTTGAGAAGGCACCTAATTACACCAAGGCATATAACAATATAGGCATTATAGCCATGAGAGACGGCAATAAAAGGTTAGCAGAAGAATATTTTAGAAAGGCAATAGAGATAGATAAAGGTAATATGGAGGCACACATCAATCTATCAGGGCTTATGCGCTCTGAAGGTAGGCTAAAAGAGGCAGCGCAATTTCTTGAACCCTTGATAAAAAGAGGTAGCAATGAACCGTCTTTATACCTGTCCTATGCCATAATAAAAGATGAATTAGGTGATTCCAAAGAGGCAGCAATTTATTATAGATATTATCTCCGCCTATCTGGAAAGTCTACCGAGAGAAATAAAGTAGCAGAAAGGTTAAAGTTTCTTGAAGACAGAGATTTTACAAAAAATTTTTAA